In Candidatus Binatia bacterium, one DNA window encodes the following:
- a CDS encoding carboxylesterase family protein — protein sequence MTGRWPKAWLGALTTALALTLAACSDAPDAGCPTGVVETTSGAVCGVVLPIEDLPGTSVDAFLGVPYAESTAGANRFRPPVPKARMSGVFQADTLSPACPQTLNPLGATSISEDCLTINVWRPRQSNRPVARPVLVWIYGGAFISGANQNPLYQGGYMAAAADVVVVAPNYRVGAMGFLAGTDGIDGNQGLKDQQLALQWVRDNIDRFGGDPNNVTIFGESAGAMSVGLHELSIPSSAGLFRAAIMQSNPFGVPYKSLAQARPIAALFKEKVGCANQGIECLQQVPVDTVLSVQADVELQLRSLLGASLAGFLVFAPVIDGSFVVGDPTVIADQSGVPLPTLLGTNEADGIIFVEEIASILGGTIDANAYRLIISVLFGTDRLDEIIALYGIDETGNNAPNLSRIATDYLFGCANRYVARRARSDIWTYRFDETSVNVWPEYPACENEACHADDVPFVFHVDRPLGFVFTPAQDALSQAMIGYWTAFAETFDPNGPGRPTWPRFTPNGLEYILLDTPISTAVNPTNNCDFWDEVGYEIDSPIGFLTSMAEAALSAAQ from the coding sequence ATGACGGGTCGGTGGCCGAAAGCATGGCTGGGTGCGCTCACGACGGCGCTCGCGTTGACGCTCGCTGCGTGCTCGGACGCGCCGGACGCAGGGTGTCCGACCGGCGTCGTCGAGACCACGAGCGGCGCGGTGTGCGGCGTCGTCCTGCCGATCGAGGATCTGCCGGGGACGAGCGTCGACGCCTTCCTCGGCGTGCCGTACGCCGAGAGCACGGCGGGCGCGAACCGCTTCCGGCCGCCGGTGCCGAAGGCGCGCATGTCCGGCGTCTTCCAGGCCGACACGCTGAGCCCGGCCTGTCCGCAGACGCTCAATCCGCTCGGCGCGACCTCGATCAGCGAGGATTGCTTGACGATCAACGTCTGGCGGCCGCGCCAGAGCAACCGGCCGGTCGCGCGTCCCGTGCTGGTGTGGATCTACGGCGGCGCGTTCATCTCCGGCGCGAACCAGAACCCGCTGTACCAGGGCGGCTACATGGCGGCTGCGGCCGACGTGGTCGTCGTCGCCCCGAACTACCGCGTCGGCGCCATGGGCTTCCTCGCCGGCACCGACGGCATCGACGGCAACCAGGGCCTCAAGGACCAGCAGCTCGCGCTGCAGTGGGTGCGCGACAACATCGATCGCTTCGGCGGTGATCCGAACAACGTGACGATCTTCGGCGAGAGCGCGGGCGCGATGTCGGTCGGCCTGCACGAGCTCTCGATCCCGTCGAGCGCGGGGCTCTTCCGTGCGGCGATCATGCAGAGCAACCCGTTCGGCGTGCCCTACAAGAGCCTCGCGCAGGCGCGGCCGATCGCGGCGCTCTTCAAGGAGAAGGTCGGCTGCGCCAATCAGGGCATCGAGTGCCTGCAGCAGGTGCCGGTGGACACGGTCCTGAGCGTGCAGGCCGACGTCGAGCTGCAGCTCCGGAGCCTGCTCGGCGCGAGTCTCGCGGGCTTCCTGGTGTTCGCGCCGGTGATCGACGGCTCGTTCGTCGTCGGCGACCCCACGGTGATCGCCGATCAGAGCGGCGTGCCGCTGCCGACGCTGCTCGGCACCAACGAGGCCGACGGCATCATCTTCGTCGAGGAGATCGCGAGCATCCTCGGCGGCACGATCGACGCGAACGCCTACCGGCTGATCATCAGCGTGCTCTTCGGCACCGACCGCCTCGACGAGATCATCGCCCTCTACGGCATCGACGAGACGGGCAACAACGCGCCGAACCTCTCGCGGATCGCGACCGACTACCTGTTCGGCTGCGCGAACCGCTACGTCGCGCGGCGGGCGCGCTCGGACATCTGGACGTACCGCTTCGACGAGACCAGCGTGAACGTCTGGCCCGAGTACCCCGCCTGCGAGAACGAGGCCTGCCACGCCGACGACGTGCCGTTCGTCTTCCACGTCGACCGGCCGCTCGGCTTCGTCTTCACCCCGGCGCAGGACGCGCTGTCGCAGGCGATGATCGGCTACTGGACGGCGTTCGCCGAGACCTTCGACCCGAACGGTCCTGGCCGGCCGACCTGGCCGCGCTTCACGCCGAACGGCCTCGAGTACATCCTCCTCGACACGCCGATCTCGACGGCGGTGAACCCGACCAACAACTGCGACTTCTGGGACGAGGTCGGCTACGAGATCGACAGCCCGATCGGGTTCTTGACCTCGATGGCCGAGGCGGCGCTGAGCGCCGCGCAGTAA
- a CDS encoding serine hydrolase domain-containing protein, producing MQAHIDREASRDTGTDPAALERVLETFEQLLASGTHPGAQLTVRRAGRILVQAAGGTMRPGEAGPPVTQRTLFLIFSATKPLTATAIHMLAERGVLDLDAPVARYWPEFGQHGKERATIAHVLSHQAGLPLGPKWLTWERWCDLDTVARAMEERPARWVPGEDVGYHPLNFGWVLGEVVRRVDGRTLGRFVADEITGPLGLRDTYVGLPPERNPEVANHVDLSGESEFVADFNRPEVRSVQCGAATGVSTTDDLTRFYACLLAGGELDGVRLLRPETIARATRVVVDMKKDRTLQVPVRWALGFMLGGPASAFGRRSSPKTFGHSGHGCTTAWADPELDLAVAFFTNGVQSSMVNYMRMTRLSDAVLAACGRRAPS from the coding sequence ATGCAGGCGCACATCGACCGGGAGGCGTCCCGCGACACGGGCACCGACCCGGCGGCGCTCGAGCGGGTGCTCGAGACCTTCGAGCAGCTGCTCGCGAGCGGCACGCACCCGGGTGCGCAGCTCACCGTTCGTCGCGCCGGTCGGATCCTCGTGCAGGCGGCGGGCGGCACGATGCGTCCGGGCGAGGCGGGTCCGCCGGTCACGCAGCGCACGCTGTTCCTGATCTTCTCGGCGACCAAGCCGCTCACCGCGACCGCGATCCACATGCTCGCCGAGCGCGGCGTGCTCGACCTCGACGCGCCGGTCGCGCGCTACTGGCCGGAGTTCGGCCAGCACGGCAAGGAGCGCGCGACGATCGCGCACGTCCTGAGCCACCAGGCCGGGCTGCCGCTCGGTCCGAAGTGGCTCACCTGGGAGCGCTGGTGCGACCTCGACACGGTGGCGCGCGCGATGGAGGAGCGTCCGGCGCGCTGGGTGCCGGGCGAGGACGTCGGCTACCACCCGCTCAACTTCGGCTGGGTGCTGGGCGAGGTCGTGCGCCGGGTCGACGGCCGCACGCTCGGCCGCTTCGTCGCCGACGAGATCACGGGACCGCTCGGCCTGCGCGACACCTACGTCGGCCTGCCGCCCGAGCGGAATCCGGAGGTCGCGAACCACGTCGACCTCTCGGGCGAGTCCGAGTTCGTCGCCGACTTCAACCGCCCCGAGGTGCGCAGCGTGCAGTGCGGCGCCGCGACCGGCGTCTCGACCACCGACGACCTGACGCGCTTCTACGCGTGCTTGCTCGCGGGCGGCGAGCTCGACGGCGTGCGGCTGCTCCGTCCCGAGACCATCGCGCGCGCGACGCGCGTCGTCGTCGACATGAAGAAGGATCGCACGCTGCAGGTGCCGGTGCGCTGGGCGCTCGGCTTCATGCTCGGCGGACCGGCGTCGGCGTTCGGACGGCGCTCGAGCCCGAAGACCTTCGGGCACTCGGGCCACGGCTGCACGACCGCGTGGGCCGACCCCGAGCTCGACCTCGCCGTCGCGTTCTTCACCAACGGCGTGCAGAGCTCGATGGTCAACTACATGCGCATGACCCGGCTCTCGGACGCCGTGCTCGCGGCGTGCGGACGCCGGGCGCCGTCCTGA
- a CDS encoding YSC84-related protein, with product MKRAHTAAVAALVATVVALSAAPAQATLAEDVRQATTILERFKDMPEEGIPRAVLRDAKGLAILTVLKAGFVFSGEGGTGLVIARLGKSSWSGPSAIATGGAGFGFQIGASVTEFVMVLNTDDAVKAFSHGGNIKLGADVSVAAGPVGRDIAAGVMPVAAVYSYSRSQGLFAGVSLEGTVIVTRDDANEEYYGRKVTADEILSGKVRPPKSAHELIRTLESF from the coding sequence ATGAAGAGAGCTCACACCGCCGCGGTCGCCGCGCTCGTGGCGACCGTCGTCGCGCTGTCGGCGGCGCCCGCGCAGGCAACGCTCGCCGAGGACGTCCGCCAGGCGACGACGATCCTCGAGCGCTTCAAGGACATGCCCGAGGAGGGCATCCCCCGCGCCGTGCTGCGCGACGCGAAGGGGCTCGCGATCCTGACCGTGCTCAAGGCCGGGTTCGTGTTCAGCGGCGAGGGCGGCACCGGGCTCGTGATCGCGCGGCTCGGCAAGTCGAGCTGGAGCGGGCCGTCGGCGATCGCGACCGGCGGCGCCGGCTTCGGCTTCCAGATCGGCGCGTCGGTGACGGAGTTCGTCATGGTGCTCAACACCGACGACGCGGTGAAGGCGTTCTCGCACGGCGGCAACATCAAGCTCGGCGCCGACGTGAGCGTCGCCGCGGGCCCGGTCGGACGCGACATCGCCGCCGGCGTGATGCCGGTCGCGGCGGTGTACAGCTACAGCAGGAGCCAGGGCCTGTTCGCCGGCGTGTCGCTCGAGGGCACGGTGATCGTCACCCGCGACGACGCGAACGAGGAGTACTACGGCCGCAAGGTGACGGCCGACGAGATCCTCTCCGGCAAGGTGCGGCCGCCGAAGTCGGCGCACGAGCTGATCCGGACGCTCGAGTCCTTCTGA
- a CDS encoding urate hydroxylase PuuD: MQVLEAIFRWIHVVAGIMWIGHLYFFNFVNGPFQGAIDGDTKKKVNPELLPRALFWFRWGAAWTWVSGLLLLALVFWHGWLGGNLFDATANPSTPLAILMIAVNLLGFLAYDVIAKQEFGKNGTTMFILGLILVAVIVLLDIHVGGFGYRGMVIHTGAMFGTIMAFNVWFRIWPAQQKIIAAVKAGTPPDANLVALAGLRSRHNTFLSVPLVWMMIDTHTVLYDGFLGLPGWVWTVIMTAIGWWFVTMFYRQSTKESTKAF, translated from the coding sequence ATGCAGGTTCTCGAGGCTATCTTCCGGTGGATCCACGTCGTCGCGGGCATCATGTGGATCGGGCACCTGTACTTCTTCAACTTCGTCAACGGCCCGTTCCAGGGGGCGATCGACGGCGACACCAAGAAGAAGGTCAACCCCGAGCTGCTGCCGCGCGCGCTGTTCTGGTTCCGCTGGGGCGCGGCGTGGACGTGGGTCAGCGGCTTGCTGCTGCTCGCGCTCGTCTTCTGGCACGGCTGGCTCGGCGGCAACCTGTTCGACGCGACCGCGAATCCGTCGACGCCGCTCGCGATCCTGATGATCGCCGTCAACCTGCTGGGCTTCCTGGCCTACGACGTGATCGCCAAGCAGGAGTTCGGCAAGAACGGCACGACGATGTTCATCCTCGGCCTGATCCTGGTCGCGGTGATCGTGCTGCTCGACATCCACGTCGGCGGCTTCGGCTACCGCGGCATGGTGATCCACACCGGCGCGATGTTCGGCACCATCATGGCGTTCAACGTCTGGTTCCGGATCTGGCCGGCGCAGCAGAAGATCATCGCCGCGGTGAAGGCCGGCACGCCGCCCGACGCGAACCTGGTCGCGCTCGCCGGCCTGCGCTCGCGCCACAACACCTTCCTGTCGGTGCCGCTGGTCTGGATGATGATCGACACCCACACCGTGCTCTACGACGGCTTCCTCGGCCTGCCGGGCTGGGTGTGGACGGTGATCATGACCGCCATCGGCTGGTGGTTCGTCACCATGTTCTACCGGCAGTCGACGAAGGAGAGCACCAAGGCCTTCTGA
- a CDS encoding prolyl oligopeptidase family serine peptidase: MQLEHRVRPPSGDGPHPTIFAFHGFGSNAQEVLELAAPLLDERALIIAPQAPEPAPPEIPAKHPGGCFAWFPFTLAKRPTPASLRAAEDVARAFVAEASERYAVDPARTVALGFSQGGVIAYGIALTEPERFRAIVALSSWLPDYLVRRLPQVDRAHLDAWVSHGTRDDVILASRGRDSVAKLRDLGVERITHREYDMAHEVSPASLADLDAWLRALLA; this comes from the coding sequence GTGCAGCTCGAGCATCGGGTGCGGCCGCCTTCCGGGGACGGACCGCACCCGACGATCTTCGCCTTTCACGGCTTCGGCTCGAACGCGCAGGAGGTGCTCGAGCTGGCCGCGCCGCTGCTCGACGAGCGCGCGCTGATCATCGCCCCGCAGGCGCCGGAGCCGGCGCCGCCCGAGATCCCGGCGAAGCATCCGGGCGGCTGCTTCGCGTGGTTCCCGTTCACGCTCGCCAAGCGTCCGACGCCCGCTTCGCTGCGCGCCGCGGAGGACGTGGCGCGCGCGTTCGTCGCCGAGGCGAGCGAGCGCTACGCGGTCGATCCGGCGCGCACCGTCGCGCTCGGCTTCAGCCAGGGCGGCGTGATCGCCTACGGGATCGCGCTCACCGAGCCAGAGCGCTTCCGCGCCATCGTCGCGCTCAGCAGCTGGCTGCCCGACTACCTCGTGCGCAGGCTGCCGCAGGTCGACCGCGCGCACCTCGACGCCTGGGTGTCGCACGGCACGCGCGACGACGTGATCCTCGCGAGCCGCGGACGCGACTCCGTCGCCAAGCTGCGCGACCTCGGCGTCGAGCGCATCACGCACCGCGAGTACGACATGGCGCACGAGGTGAGCCCCGCGAGCCTCGCCGACCTCGACGCCTGGCTGCGCGCGCTCCTCGCCTGA
- a CDS encoding acyl-CoA dehydrogenase family protein, which yields MDFGLTQDQEMLARSAREFLEQESSTAVIRRIIEDPHAFSPELFRKVVEQGWTGLLVPEAYGGLGLTMLDAAVLLTELGRALTPVPILSSAVLATSLLCSAASTAQKKEWLPRLASGEVLATVAWLEESDRLDPAGVTLRPRRVRGGFRLAGSKLFVLDAAIAHVLLVAARTGPGNGESGITLLLVPRDTPGVTVTPLPTIDPTRRVYEVVFDDVTVPPERVIGTEGKGWKHLARLVDVACVAIAAESQGGAERALQMAVEYVKVREQFGRPVGSFQAVKHMAAECTSEIEPSRSLLWYAAWALQGNPRDASRAAAMAKARLGDVYSRTTNTAVQMHGGIGFTWEHDIHFWFKRAKCNEVAFGSPSWHRERVATLSGW from the coding sequence ATGGACTTTGGATTGACGCAAGACCAGGAGATGCTCGCGCGCAGCGCGCGCGAGTTCCTCGAGCAGGAGTCGAGCACGGCCGTCATCCGCCGGATCATCGAGGATCCGCACGCGTTCTCGCCGGAGCTGTTCCGCAAGGTCGTCGAGCAGGGCTGGACGGGCCTGCTCGTCCCCGAGGCGTACGGCGGCCTCGGCCTCACCATGCTCGACGCCGCCGTGCTTTTGACCGAGCTCGGGCGCGCGCTCACGCCGGTGCCGATCCTTTCCTCCGCCGTGCTCGCGACGTCGCTGCTGTGCTCCGCGGCCTCGACCGCGCAGAAGAAGGAGTGGCTGCCGCGGCTCGCGTCGGGCGAGGTGCTGGCGACGGTCGCGTGGCTCGAGGAGAGCGACCGTCTCGATCCCGCGGGCGTGACGCTGCGTCCGCGGCGCGTGCGCGGCGGCTTCCGCCTCGCCGGCTCGAAGCTCTTCGTGCTCGACGCCGCGATCGCGCACGTCCTGCTGGTCGCGGCGCGCACCGGCCCCGGCAACGGCGAGTCCGGCATCACGCTGCTGCTCGTGCCGCGCGACACGCCGGGCGTGACGGTGACGCCGCTGCCGACGATCGACCCGACCCGACGCGTCTACGAGGTCGTGTTCGACGACGTCACGGTGCCGCCCGAGCGCGTGATCGGCACCGAGGGCAAGGGCTGGAAGCACCTCGCGCGTCTGGTCGACGTCGCCTGCGTGGCGATCGCGGCCGAGAGCCAGGGCGGCGCCGAGCGCGCGCTCCAGATGGCCGTCGAGTACGTCAAGGTGCGCGAGCAGTTCGGTCGGCCGGTCGGCAGCTTCCAGGCCGTCAAGCACATGGCGGCCGAGTGCACGAGCGAGATCGAGCCGTCACGCTCGCTGCTCTGGTACGCGGCGTGGGCGCTGCAGGGCAACCCGCGCGACGCCTCGCGCGCCGCGGCGATGGCCAAGGCGCGGCTCGGCGACGTGTACTCGCGCACCACCAACACCGCGGTGCAGATGCACGGCGGCATCGGCTTCACCTGGGAGCACGACATCCACTTCTGGTTCAAGCGCGCGAAGTGCAACGAGGTCGCGTTCGGCAGCCCGAGCTGGCACCGCGAGCGGGTCGCGACGCTGTCGGGCTGGTGA
- a CDS encoding acyl-CoA dehydrogenase family protein, which translates to MDLSYAKEDEEFRRELRAWLRKHLPKRGELDGGENLSYADPRRVQAAKAWQRTLYKAGYVAIGWPKEYGGQGASIVRQTILNEELVLHRAPTLIGMMGIQMVGPTLITHGTEEQKKRFLPKILTADEIWCQGYSEPGAGSDLASLKTRAEIDGDDFVINGQKVWTSAAQIADWMFCLVRTDPNAPKHKGISYVLIDMKTPGITVRPLVQMTGEPGFNEVFFNDVRVPRTNLVGKLNEGWLVANSTLHHERNMLASTTRTQQLMNDLIELAQRRTRNGVKASRDPVVRQRLADLQIRVEAMKYHSLKQLSDAIHGRSPGIGASINKLVTTELNHDICAAALDILGSFGPLAKNAPHVERRGSWPKDHMFTLGMIIGGGTSQIQKNIIAERGLGLPKGA; encoded by the coding sequence ATGGATCTCTCGTACGCGAAGGAGGACGAGGAGTTTCGGCGCGAGCTCAGGGCGTGGTTGCGCAAGCATCTGCCCAAGCGCGGCGAGCTCGATGGCGGTGAAAACCTGAGCTACGCCGATCCGCGTCGCGTCCAGGCGGCCAAGGCCTGGCAGCGGACGCTGTACAAGGCCGGCTACGTCGCGATCGGCTGGCCGAAGGAGTACGGCGGCCAGGGCGCGAGCATCGTCCGCCAGACGATCCTCAACGAGGAGCTGGTCCTCCACCGTGCGCCGACGCTGATCGGCATGATGGGCATCCAGATGGTCGGCCCGACGCTCATCACGCACGGCACCGAGGAGCAGAAGAAGCGCTTCTTGCCGAAGATCCTCACGGCCGACGAGATCTGGTGCCAGGGCTACTCGGAGCCGGGCGCCGGCTCCGACCTCGCGTCGCTCAAGACGCGCGCCGAGATCGACGGCGACGACTTCGTCATCAACGGCCAGAAGGTCTGGACCAGCGCCGCGCAGATCGCGGACTGGATGTTCTGCCTCGTGCGTACGGATCCCAACGCGCCCAAGCACAAGGGCATCTCGTACGTCCTCATCGACATGAAGACGCCCGGCATCACGGTGCGTCCGCTCGTGCAGATGACGGGCGAGCCGGGCTTCAACGAGGTGTTCTTCAACGACGTGCGCGTGCCGCGCACCAACCTCGTCGGCAAGCTCAACGAGGGCTGGCTGGTCGCGAACTCGACGCTGCACCACGAGCGCAACATGCTCGCGAGCACGACGCGCACGCAGCAGCTCATGAACGATCTGATCGAGCTCGCGCAGCGCCGCACGCGCAACGGCGTCAAGGCGTCGCGCGATCCGGTCGTGCGTCAGCGCCTCGCCGACCTGCAGATCCGCGTCGAGGCGATGAAGTACCACTCGCTGAAGCAGCTCTCGGACGCGATCCACGGCCGCTCGCCGGGCATCGGCGCGTCGATCAACAAGCTCGTGACCACCGAGCTCAACCACGACATCTGCGCCGCGGCGCTCGACATCCTCGGCAGCTTCGGGCCGCTCGCCAAGAACGCGCCGCACGTCGAGCGCCGCGGCTCCTGGCCGAAGGACCACATGTTCACGCTGGGCATGATCATCGGCGGCGGCACGTCGCAGATCCAGAAGAACATCATCGCCGAGCGCGGCCTCGGCCTTCCGAAGGGCGCCTGA
- a CDS encoding right-handed parallel beta-helix repeat-containing protein — MGFWGWRTLLVCAVAALLAAPASAAAKECGNGVACACGDAVRGVAVLDADLVDCAAGLRVKNRAVLDCAGHAIVGRGDGDGIVVDEAQGAVVRGCTVSGFRTGIRLRGGSLNRIEHNDVVDNARYGIELAVATKSNMLIGNVVVGSGDEGIHIGTAADDNVLVGNEIADSGKENLYLLDARGNFVLVNRLRGAGSAAMYVKHSKDNLFFGNEVEDRPIQLRGESERNVFEGNLVRGAGYLFQAYEDAERGWKGPRENQVRRGAVREVKTCFRFEGAAHNTVTGVIVNGCSPVSAQKKSGGIAATGNVVDVVRE, encoded by the coding sequence ATGGGCTTTTGGGGATGGCGCACGCTGCTGGTGTGTGCGGTGGCGGCGCTGCTCGCGGCACCGGCGAGCGCGGCGGCGAAGGAATGTGGCAATGGCGTCGCGTGCGCGTGCGGCGACGCGGTACGTGGCGTCGCAGTGCTCGACGCGGATCTCGTGGATTGTGCGGCGGGCCTGCGCGTCAAGAATCGCGCCGTGCTCGACTGCGCCGGACACGCGATCGTCGGCCGCGGTGACGGCGACGGGATCGTCGTCGACGAAGCGCAGGGCGCCGTCGTTCGCGGCTGCACCGTGAGCGGATTTCGCACCGGAATCCGCCTGCGCGGCGGCAGCCTCAACCGGATCGAGCACAACGACGTCGTCGACAACGCGCGCTACGGCATCGAGCTCGCGGTCGCGACGAAGAGCAACATGCTGATCGGCAACGTCGTCGTCGGAAGCGGCGACGAGGGGATCCACATCGGCACGGCGGCGGACGACAACGTGCTCGTCGGCAACGAGATCGCGGACAGCGGCAAGGAGAACCTCTACCTGCTCGACGCGCGCGGCAACTTCGTGCTGGTGAACCGTCTGCGCGGCGCCGGCTCGGCGGCGATGTACGTCAAGCACTCGAAGGACAATCTGTTCTTCGGCAACGAGGTCGAGGACCGTCCGATCCAGCTCCGTGGCGAGTCCGAGCGCAACGTCTTCGAGGGCAACCTGGTGCGCGGCGCGGGCTACCTGTTCCAGGCGTACGAGGACGCGGAGCGCGGCTGGAAGGGGCCGCGCGAGAACCAGGTGCGGCGCGGCGCGGTGCGCGAGGTGAAGACCTGCTTCCGCTTCGAGGGCGCGGCGCACAACACCGTGACCGGCGTGATCGTCAACGGCTGCAGCCCGGTGTCGGCGCAGAAGAAGTCGGGCGGCATCGCGGCCACCGGCAACGTCGTCGACGTCGTGCGCGAGTAG
- a CDS encoding DUF882 domain-containing protein has product MSSHVHAGRARGLARAGHQGFLLVALAAALLGAGGTHAAGERAASQAADERAAPQDADERRGPQESSRFFLAGDGVLELENAHTHEKVRVVFRNPDGTYSADALSKIDAIFRSRGDDERTRVSLRLIELIDFLEDTEKPRRLLLISGYRSEGYNSAVIARGGQAARASMHTEGLAADLRFEGVDQRALWNRLRARECCGAGYYAKSGFVHVDTGKPRFWEESTSKVGQNLSKGNARVIARTDYDRYTDLVGAETSLHAITLRPLRVSTRARLEDEQSRTLATLTLASANGRAVDADGCITFAEDEGPGRDVVRVASVEPDATASAGDRVLRARVVLETCEPRLEATPARIESNPIEVSSTTLRRTAVGG; this is encoded by the coding sequence GTGTCGTCGCACGTACACGCAGGACGCGCGCGCGGTCTCGCGCGCGCCGGGCACCAGGGTTTCCTCCTCGTCGCGCTGGCCGCGGCGCTGCTCGGCGCCGGCGGCACGCACGCTGCGGGCGAGCGGGCCGCGTCGCAGGCCGCGGACGAGCGGGCCGCGCCGCAGGACGCGGACGAGCGGCGCGGGCCGCAGGAGAGCAGCCGCTTCTTCCTCGCCGGCGACGGCGTTCTCGAGCTCGAGAACGCGCACACGCACGAGAAGGTGCGCGTCGTGTTCCGCAATCCGGACGGCACCTACTCGGCCGACGCGCTCAGCAAGATCGACGCGATCTTCCGCTCGCGCGGCGACGACGAGCGGACGCGGGTGTCGCTGCGGCTCATCGAGCTGATCGACTTCCTCGAGGACACGGAGAAGCCGCGCCGGCTGCTCCTGATCTCGGGCTACCGCAGCGAGGGCTACAACAGCGCGGTGATCGCGCGCGGCGGGCAGGCGGCGCGGGCGTCGATGCACACCGAGGGCCTCGCCGCCGACCTGCGCTTCGAGGGCGTCGACCAGCGCGCGCTGTGGAACCGGCTGCGCGCCCGCGAGTGCTGCGGCGCCGGCTACTACGCGAAGAGCGGCTTCGTGCACGTCGACACCGGCAAGCCGCGCTTCTGGGAGGAGTCGACCTCGAAGGTCGGACAGAACCTCTCGAAGGGCAACGCGCGCGTCATCGCCCGCACCGACTACGACCGCTACACGGACCTGGTCGGCGCCGAGACGAGCCTGCACGCGATCACGCTGCGCCCGCTGCGCGTCTCGACGCGCGCGCGTCTCGAGGACGAGCAGAGCCGCACGCTCGCCACGCTGACGCTTGCGAGCGCGAACGGACGCGCGGTCGACGCCGACGGCTGCATCACGTTCGCCGAGGACGAGGGGCCGGGGCGCGACGTCGTGCGCGTCGCGTCGGTCGAGCCGGATGCGACGGCGAGCGCCGGCGACCGCGTGCTGCGTGCGCGCGTCGTGCTCGAGACGTGCGAGCCGCGGCTCGAGGCGACGCCCGCGCGCATCGAGAGCAACCCGATCGAGGTGTCGTCGACGACGCTGCGGCGTACGGCCGTCGGGGGTTGA
- a CDS encoding class II aldolase/adducin family protein encodes MTTDAEAKELVVQITNEMFQLGLLTATGGNVSAKSSDGETIWITPSRLYKGNLREEDLVRIRADGSVVEGERQPSVEWQMHFSSYRARPESTGALHTHAPIATAMGIVGLPFPPINTDAIFLRDTQLVPWFMPGSKELADAVEEAMKKSRGCFLQNHGLMTVGKTLREAATRAMNLEETAKIVLYCKQFGGELTLIPDEWVERLAPLAEFI; translated from the coding sequence ATGACGACGGATGCCGAAGCCAAGGAGCTGGTCGTCCAGATCACCAACGAGATGTTCCAGCTCGGTCTACTCACCGCGACCGGCGGCAACGTGTCGGCGAAGTCGTCCGACGGCGAGACCATCTGGATCACCCCGAGCCGGCTCTACAAGGGCAACCTGCGCGAGGAGGATCTGGTGCGCATCCGCGCGGACGGCTCGGTGGTCGAGGGCGAGCGTCAGCCGTCGGTCGAGTGGCAGATGCACTTCTCGAGCTACCGTGCGCGCCCGGAGTCGACCGGCGCGCTGCACACGCACGCGCCGATCGCGACCGCGATGGGCATCGTCGGTCTGCCGTTCCCGCCGATCAATACCGACGCGATCTTTTTGCGCGACACGCAGCTCGTACCGTGGTTCATGCCGGGCTCGAAGGAGCTCGCCGACGCGGTCGAGGAGGCGATGAAGAAGAGCCGCGGCTGCTTCCTGCAGAACCACGGCCTGATGACCGTCGGCAAGACGCTGCGGGAGGCGGCGACGCGGGCGATGAACCTCGAGGAGACCGCGAAGATCGTCCTCTACTGCAAGCAGTTCGGCGGCGAGCTGACGCTGATTCCCGACGAGTGGGTCGAGAGGCTCGCGCCGCTCGCGGAATTCATCTGA